The Anas acuta chromosome 1, bAnaAcu1.1, whole genome shotgun sequence genome segment AACATCAGCATTACCATCCTCAACATCAGCATTACCATCCTCAGCATCAGTATTATCATCCTCAACATCAGTATTATCATCCTCAACATCAGCGTTATCATCCTCAACATCAGTACTACCACTGTTAACATCAATACTATCACCATTAACATCAGTATTATTAGCattttcatcattattattagCGTTTTCATCGTTATTATTAGCACTTTCCCTGTTGTTATTACcgttttcattattattattaccgTTTTCATCATTACTCTTAGCattttcatcattattattactgttttcatcattattattatcgTTTTCATCAGTATTATTACCgtttttgtcattattattactgttttcatCATTACTGTTAGCATTTTCatcattattatcatcattttcatcattatcatcattatcTTCATTATTATCAccattatcatcattattatcattaccattattattattatcactactatcatcatcatcatcatcattaccactattattattaccatcattattattaccactactattattactattattcccctccccttctttcCCCCCTGGCAAAACCCCGTGCCCTGACGCCGCGGCACCTTGCTCAGCGGGgatgctcccagccccagcctcctgcgggatccccggggctgcggctccGGTGCTGAAGCGGCAGAAAGTTGGTTGTGCCAGCGAGCCTACGGAGGCAGGAGGTGCGAGCAGGGCCATTTCTGTGCTTGTGCAGCCTTGAGGCATTGCAAACGTGGGATAACCTCTGCAGCTCGGCCGGTTGGTATAAAAACCATGGAGCAGCTAAGCTGTACCACCAGCAGCTTTCTGATCCAGGTTGTAGGGAGAGATGCCTGCAGGAGCCGTTCCTAGTGATGCACGCCTGACACTGCACTAAAGCCCTGCACACAAGCAGCTGCTTTCtcaagagaaagaggaaggagaagataTTTCAGGAGCTTTGGGGAGATCCCGGCCGTCCCGCTGCGTGCGGCGGGGGTCTCCCCGCTGGAGGTCGGCACGCAGGCCGCCGGCGTTTCGGAGGCTGCTGTTCTGCCTTCAGTGCTGAAGTGGCTTCAGCTCAAGCTTGTGCCCCAAGGATGGTGGGGATGGAGCTCGAGCCCACCCGCCCCACTCACCCGCCTTCAATCCTTCTCCCTGCAGCGCTGCTCGGAGGCTCGGGCCCTGGCTGGGCTTTAGGCAGGACTGGTGGCATGTGGTTCCCGTGGGAGCTCCCCAAATTCTGCTCCCAAAGCTGCGATGTTGCAGCGGGGTTCGGAGCCAAGCGCAAAGTTcagggggctggcagggggctaGCTATTCACTGTTAAAAACAGGGAGGCAAAGCTCGCCCCGCTGAAAATCGCGTCCCCTCAGTGGTTCAAAGCGTGGCCCGTGGCTCTGAGAACAGGACTGGAATCCAATTTATTCAGCATCTCTTAGAGTTCCCATAAAGGGAGACAAATAAATTGCCTTTTTCACCTCTGGCTGACACCGATGCCCATCACGCGTCCACGGGACACAATGCCCCGTGCGGGCCCTGTCCTGGCAAACCTCCTTCTGCTCCCCTGTTTGGATTTTTGGGGTTGGGACACCCGTGCCCAACCCCATTCAATCTAGCCTGCCCTCGCAACAAGCTGTACATATAACAGGTTGGTGTTTCAGCTGTTTTATTACTCTTTTTCAGTACTTAACCAGGACTTTTTTAGGAGCTATTAATGACTTTAACGAAAAAGGGTTAGCCGAGCGTGGAGCAGTTcatcctcccttccttccttcttccctggAGGGCTCAGATGCTTCCCCCTGTGTGCCCTACACCTCGTATTTGCTCATCTGGCCTTTCCTGCCCAACTTTAGGGTGTTTTCTACCACCCTATTTCTTTCTGCCATCATATCCAGGCTGTCCCACTGCCGTGGGTTCCAGCCCCAGCGTGCCTCCCCTCCTATTTCCTCGGGGGTTTATCCTGCCTACCTCGCTAAGCCTCTTTTTATTCCACATCCCCTCCTCTGGATCGTCCTTAAAGGAGaaagaggcaggagctgggataTAAAATAGTCTCCTCGGAGCACTGCCAGAACCAATCTCTTTtacgctgctgctgctgctgctgctgttctgctgtgTCATGGGAAGAGAGTTACCTCGCCATGCGAACCCTTGCAAAACCTTGGGGGctggagccagccccagctcgctgcagagcccagccccgCTTTGCAAAGCTCCAGTTTGCCTGGCACAGGGTCTCGGCAAGCAGAAGGCACCGCTCCCTTCCCAGCCTGCGACGGGGAGACCGGTGCCCGGCgctgggagctctgcaggaggctgagcGGCGGCGGCAGCCACAGCACATCGTCACGCGGCTGTGTCTCATTTTGTCAAGCCCAGACGCTCGAGGTGACAGCTGGGCAGGAAAGCAAAGCGACgcatttctgtaaaaaaaaaaaaaaaaaaaaaaaaaaaaagcgcttttttttcgcttttttttttttcacggcATTTGCTCTGAGTTCTTACAACGAGGTCTCGGGCTAAGAGCGAGCAGGGATTCTGCCTCCTCTCGAAAACATCGCTTGTTGTAAAATCTTTACAAGCTTGGCTCTGTCCACCTGAGCTTATGTGCTTCAGAAACTTGCCTGCAAAAATGCGAGGTTTAAAGATCGTTctgctctctctccctcccaagTTTATGCTCCCTGGAAAGGCCTGAGGAAGCCTGAGGCTGCGTCTGGCTATGAATGAAGAAGGCTTAACCAAACACAGGCGTGCACACACACGTGCGTGTGCATGCGTACGCCCCGGCTTTGTAGCATCCCATCGAACCGCACATATAGGAAAATCCGTCATCATGTGATAGGCTTTAATATCTGCCTTAAAATTAATCCCTAACTGATGGAGCCTGTCTGTGTGGCGGGGCGGATCACAGGAGGCTCAGCGGCTGTTTTAAAACTGCCAAAAATAATCCCCCTGTTTTCTGTTGGATTAATTGACAAGTGTTTTCACCCCAGCTACCTGGGAGATGCTCAAAGTGAAAGCAAGTAGGAAAACTTTAttggttctattttttttttttttttttttttaaatggtgctCCAGCCGTGATTTTCcaaatgaacattaaaaaaaaaaaatgttataggGCTCTGGCATGGACAGCAGGATTGGAGCCGGTGCCATTCCCCAGGGCAATGGTTAAAAGGCCCGTCTGAGTTCTTTAATTCCTCTGGTACAGCTCAGGCTCCTGGGTTTTATTGGAGCTCCGGCTCTCGACTTGGTCCTTTTCGCTTGCCAGCGTTGTCTTTGCCTCTTTTTTGTTCATCTCAGTCACTGAAACTAAATCTGCTCGTTTCACTTCTCATTCGAACGCGTTTCACTCTTTAGTTCCCACGTGCTAGAAAGTGCAGTTTCATTTAGATTctcaacagaagagaaaatctgATTCCAGAAAGCAATTTGCAGTAATATATTTTCCTTGCCACTCGCAGGAAAACATCGCGGCTCAAACGCACCTGGGTGTAAACAATGCTGACAGGCCCTCAAAACCGAACCCAAATTGTGAAATGGAGGCAAACAGCCCAGAGAACCTGGAGTGTTCTGGTTTCTAAAACACTGGCTGCTgtcaaaaataaagtaaaataaagctcTGTTTACATGTCGAGCACAGTGTTTGTTGATCGAGTTTCTAAGGTGATGTAGCAGGAAATACTGATCTTAGGAAAAATGACATGAGCAAAGCATGAAACTATAATTCAGCAGCTATTTGCTAACTGataacagggggaaaaaatattttaaaaagcaatgagaGCTTTTCATTGaactttttcccccccttaCTGACAGATACAAATGGAGCCTCTCACCTGCTCTGCTCCCGTGTATAACTATTTGCAAAAGCAGGGCTAAATCATTTATCAGAGGGGATGTTTCCATCAGATGCAAATACCTG includes the following:
- the LOC137850096 gene encoding putative mediator of RNA polymerase II transcription subunit 29, which produces MASGNDDDDDDSSDNNNNGNDNNDDNGDNNEDNDDNDENDDNNDENANSNDENSNNNDKNGNNTDENDNNNDENSNNNDENAKSNDENGNNNNENGNNNRESANNNDENANNNDENANNTDVNGDSIDVNSGSTDVEDDNADVEDDNTDVEDDNTDAEDGNADVEDGNADVEDGNADAEDGNTDVEDGNTDDNKANQSARREPSTVFWPQQQQQKQKQQ